In Andreesenia angusta, the following are encoded in one genomic region:
- the polA gene encoding DNA polymerase I, whose product MASKKLMIIDGNSLIHRAFYALPPLKTKEGIVTNAVYGFLNMYYKVVEEYRPTHIGIVFDKKGLTFRHKEYEDYKAGRAKMPDELSLQFPLLKEILGYMNVKKLEIEGFEADDIAGTMASLGEREGYEVVLVSGDRDYLQLVDENTCVVLTKKGISDTEVYNVEKVADEYELTPEQLIDLKGLMGDSSDNIPGVPGVGPKTGIKLLKEYGSVENLYSEIENMKKGSLKNKLELYRNQAYMSKMLARIVRNVPVETELDELKLSEPNLEELSEMYDKLEFRSLLEKIGGKSSAEEVMALAEKVEFKIISGKKELKGCLDSLKKGFYFKFAYEEVGGKKEILGISLVSDDKSYFYVDLVEGELDETSFFESFKPVAESKDIDKYGYDIKEEVISCLMHGVNLEGISYDAIIGMYLIDPSEGSYSAKGISREYLNEDILEIKDLVGTGKNKKSLKDIELEERAEFFVKEIKVISDTRSKIESTISEREMDELFYEVELPLATVLGDMQYRGFKVDIEELERLRVDLDGKLEKLVSEIYEMAEGEFNINSPKQLSEILFEKLGLTPGKKTKTGYSTNAEVLEKLKGEHEIVSKILDYRQLSKLKSTYIDGMESVVDSRTHKVHSNFNQTITSTGRISSTEPNLQNIPIRTEEGRKIRKLFTSKSPEYKLVDADYSQIELRVLAHISDDEKLKEAFFENTDIHSKTASEVFGVPLGSVTSELRGKAKAVNFGIVYGISDYGLSRDLNIPRKEAKEYIDNYFKNYPKVKEYMDSIVKSGKKKGYVETILNRRRYIPELSSRNFNIRGFGERIAMNTPIQGSAADIIKVAMIEVYRKLKEKNMKSRLILQVHDELIVEAHVDEVEDVKKLLSETMENAVKLGVPLKVDMEVGDNWYETK is encoded by the coding sequence TTGGCGAGCAAAAAGTTGATGATTATAGATGGAAACAGCCTGATACATAGAGCGTTTTATGCACTGCCACCGTTAAAGACAAAAGAAGGGATAGTTACAAACGCTGTGTACGGCTTTCTGAATATGTACTACAAGGTGGTGGAAGAGTACAGGCCGACTCATATAGGGATAGTCTTTGACAAGAAAGGATTGACTTTCAGACATAAAGAGTACGAGGACTACAAGGCCGGAAGGGCCAAGATGCCGGATGAGCTTTCGCTTCAGTTTCCTCTCCTAAAGGAGATACTGGGTTATATGAATGTGAAGAAGCTGGAGATAGAGGGCTTCGAAGCAGACGATATAGCTGGAACTATGGCTAGTCTGGGGGAGCGCGAAGGGTACGAAGTAGTGCTTGTGTCTGGGGACAGGGACTATCTTCAGCTAGTCGACGAGAACACTTGCGTTGTGCTTACGAAAAAGGGCATAAGCGATACTGAAGTATACAACGTAGAAAAGGTGGCCGATGAATATGAACTTACACCGGAGCAGCTGATAGACCTAAAGGGGCTTATGGGTGACAGTTCAGACAATATCCCAGGAGTGCCTGGAGTGGGTCCGAAGACAGGCATAAAGCTTTTAAAGGAATACGGGTCTGTAGAGAACCTCTACAGCGAGATAGAGAATATGAAGAAGGGAAGCCTCAAAAACAAGCTAGAGCTCTACAGAAATCAGGCTTACATGAGCAAGATGCTGGCTAGAATAGTCAGAAATGTGCCAGTAGAGACTGAGCTAGACGAGCTGAAGCTTTCAGAGCCGAACTTAGAGGAGCTCTCCGAGATGTACGACAAGCTGGAATTCAGGTCTCTCCTAGAGAAGATAGGTGGGAAGTCAAGTGCCGAGGAGGTTATGGCCTTGGCTGAAAAAGTGGAATTTAAAATTATCTCAGGGAAAAAAGAGCTTAAAGGATGCCTAGATTCTTTGAAAAAAGGATTTTACTTTAAATTTGCATATGAAGAAGTGGGTGGTAAAAAAGAGATCTTGGGAATTAGCCTAGTGTCTGATGATAAGTCATACTTCTATGTCGACTTGGTTGAAGGCGAGCTTGACGAAACCAGCTTTTTCGAGAGTTTCAAGCCTGTGGCGGAGTCCAAGGACATAGATAAGTACGGATACGACATAAAGGAAGAAGTTATAAGCTGCTTGATGCATGGAGTAAACCTAGAGGGGATAAGCTATGATGCCATAATAGGCATGTACCTTATAGACCCTTCGGAGGGGTCGTACTCGGCCAAGGGCATCTCTAGGGAGTACTTGAACGAGGACATACTGGAGATAAAAGACTTGGTCGGAACAGGCAAAAACAAGAAATCTTTAAAGGATATAGAGCTAGAGGAGCGGGCAGAGTTCTTTGTAAAAGAGATCAAGGTCATATCCGATACGAGGAGCAAGATAGAGTCAACGATATCAGAGCGAGAGATGGACGAGTTGTTTTATGAAGTGGAGCTTCCGCTCGCCACAGTGCTTGGAGATATGCAGTATAGGGGCTTTAAGGTGGATATAGAGGAGCTTGAGAGGCTGAGAGTCGACTTGGATGGAAAGCTTGAAAAGCTGGTTTCCGAGATATATGAGATGGCGGAAGGAGAGTTCAACATAAACTCCCCTAAGCAGCTGAGTGAAATACTGTTTGAAAAGCTTGGACTGACACCTGGGAAGAAGACTAAGACGGGCTACTCCACCAATGCAGAGGTTCTGGAAAAACTCAAGGGAGAGCACGAGATAGTGTCCAAGATACTGGACTACAGGCAGCTTTCAAAGCTTAAGTCTACCTATATAGATGGCATGGAGTCAGTTGTAGACAGCAGAACCCATAAAGTCCACTCTAACTTCAACCAGACGATAACAAGCACGGGGAGAATAAGCAGCACAGAGCCAAATCTTCAGAACATACCTATAAGAACTGAAGAGGGAAGAAAGATAAGGAAGCTGTTTACAAGCAAGTCGCCAGAGTACAAGCTTGTAGACGCAGACTACTCCCAGATAGAGCTCAGGGTACTTGCGCATATATCTGACGACGAGAAGCTCAAAGAGGCGTTTTTCGAGAATACAGATATACACAGCAAGACTGCATCCGAGGTGTTTGGAGTTCCACTAGGGAGCGTTACATCTGAACTCAGAGGGAAGGCCAAGGCTGTGAATTTTGGGATAGTCTATGGCATAAGCGACTACGGGCTCTCGAGAGACCTGAATATCCCTAGGAAGGAAGCGAAGGAGTATATAGACAACTACTTCAAAAACTATCCAAAGGTAAAGGAGTACATGGACAGCATAGTCAAAAGTGGAAAGAAAAAGGGTTATGTAGAGACGATACTAAACAGAAGGCGATATATACCGGAGCTTAGCTCTAGAAACTTCAATATACGAGGATTCGGAGAGCGGATAGCTATGAACACCCCTATCCAGGGAAGTGCAGCAGACATAATAAAGGTAGCTATGATAGAGGTCTACAGAAAGCTGAAAGAAAAGAACATGAAGTCAAGGCTCATACTTCAAGTACATGACGAACTCATAGTGGAGGCGCATGTAGACGAGGTGGAAGATGTCAAAAAGCTCCTTTCGGAGACTATGGAAAATGCAGTCAAGCTTGGAGTGCCTTTGAAAGTGGATATGGAGGTGGGAGACAACTGGTATGAAACAAAATAA
- the coaE gene encoding dephospho-CoA kinase (Dephospho-CoA kinase (CoaE) performs the final step in coenzyme A biosynthesis.), which translates to MKQNKLVGITGGIGTGKSLVSKYLLKKGYTVIDFDNISRNIYRRDKQAYSEILEKFGEGVLDSEGEVDRKKLAEIVFKDRKKLSTLNRITHRHIFEEAKEFISLSSDKNILFLDIPLLYEVREEIEKSGIRIDEVWFVYSDRELQIERVMKRDGIDYQSAVKRVDAQIPTDEKIKYADKIICNLGNEEEVYSQIELFLRQS; encoded by the coding sequence ATGAAACAAAATAAGCTAGTGGGCATAACTGGGGGAATAGGGACAGGGAAGTCTCTAGTGAGCAAGTACCTTTTGAAAAAAGGCTATACGGTGATAGACTTTGACAACATCTCTAGAAATATATATAGGAGAGACAAGCAGGCTTACTCTGAAATTCTGGAGAAGTTTGGGGAAGGGGTTCTCGACTCTGAAGGTGAAGTTGACAGAAAAAAGCTTGCTGAGATAGTGTTTAAAGACAGGAAAAAGCTTTCAACTTTAAATAGGATAACGCATAGGCATATATTTGAAGAGGCAAAGGAGTTCATAAGCCTGTCTTCAGACAAAAATATCCTGTTCTTGGATATACCCCTGCTGTATGAAGTAAGAGAAGAGATAGAAAAGTCAGGGATAAGGATAGATGAAGTCTGGTTTGTCTACAGCGACAGGGAGCTTCAAATAGAGCGCGTTATGAAACGGGACGGCATAGACTATCAGTCTGCAGTCAAAAGAGTAGACGCTCAGATTCCAACAGATGAAAAAATAAAGTACGCAGACAAGATAATCTGCAACCTTGGCAATGAAGAAGAGGTATACAGCCAGATAGAGCTGTTTTTAAGACAAAGCTAA
- a CDS encoding lytic transglycosylase domain-containing protein, with protein sequence MRLSRGVRRAISLLVLFCIVAFMQRDRILEQFYPLEYEDSVLEYSEEYGLESSLVFGIIKVESKFKSDAVSRKGAIGLMQIMPETGWWIAEKMGLEDFREEDLYDHEINIKMGSWYMKNLVDEFGGNVETAVAAYNGGRGNVKKWLSDGRYSQDGENLSEIPFKETSDYVERVMKAQSVYRDIYEGE encoded by the coding sequence TTGAGATTGAGTAGAGGAGTCAGAAGAGCTATTTCGCTCCTGGTGCTGTTTTGCATAGTCGCTTTTATGCAGAGAGACAGAATACTTGAGCAGTTTTATCCGCTGGAGTATGAAGATTCTGTGCTTGAGTATTCAGAGGAATATGGCTTGGAGTCCAGCCTTGTATTTGGAATAATAAAAGTAGAGAGCAAATTCAAGTCGGATGCAGTTTCAAGAAAAGGGGCTATAGGCCTAATGCAGATAATGCCTGAGACAGGGTGGTGGATAGCGGAGAAGATGGGACTAGAGGATTTTAGAGAAGAAGACTTGTACGACCATGAGATTAATATAAAGATGGGCAGCTGGTATATGAAGAATCTAGTAGACGAGTTCGGCGGAAATGTGGAAACGGCTGTAGCCGCCTACAATGGAGGGAGGGGCAATGTGAAGAAGTGGCTTTCCGACGGCAGATACAGTCAAGACGGCGAAAACCTGTCGGAAATTCCATTCAAGGAGACGAGCGACTACGTAGAGCGAGTTATGAAGGCACAGAGTGTCTACCGAGATATATATGAAGGGGAGTAG
- a CDS encoding ABC transporter substrate-binding protein, which yields MRKITAYLVLIFMTIAVVSGCSKSENGGKAGEKTEYEVAEGGEITLPLTGFETLNPFMRKSQSNYYFDRLIFEGLFSTEKNLDVAPCLAESYTMGDGARSINIVLKENLKFHDGSPLTSEDVKFTVEVLKSATSDPEQLEKLSPLYLEGGLYDVGRISEVNTKSNREVEIVFRDSFSDAPEYLTFPIVSKAALGDESKALESEDYNAVGTGPYKVEAVDSLKEVQLQRNVEYWSSKPNIETVKGKILADEELAKTSFEAGIVHAVSDLDYLEWESFAQNDKVHINSFPSNRYEFLAFNFGKDYFQGEEGKSMREAVSYGINREQILKNIYLGYGEIVDSPVNPSSWLSLKSDVKESEKYSVEKSQEILKSMGYQDRDNDGLLENEDGENISFTILAPPTSQARIDTAKSIAESLRKIGIDVEEDYEEEAGSYETEEEREADWSRFESKLMSGNYDLAVMGWEMSYLPDLSFAFHSQSSEGGNFIGYSDPELDKLMDEANRANSREAKKQLYMEIQNSLAEEKPYVSILYTNAAIINYKKISGEFAPNYMDVYSGIENWFVPKEFQNKEQK from the coding sequence ATGAGGAAGATAACTGCGTATTTAGTTTTGATTTTTATGACAATTGCAGTCGTTTCAGGGTGCAGCAAGAGTGAAAACGGAGGAAAAGCGGGCGAAAAGACGGAATACGAAGTAGCCGAAGGAGGGGAGATAACACTACCCCTCACAGGATTTGAAACACTAAATCCTTTTATGAGAAAAAGCCAGAGCAACTACTACTTTGATAGGCTTATATTCGAAGGGCTTTTCAGCACGGAGAAAAACCTAGACGTAGCTCCTTGTCTGGCTGAAAGCTACACCATGGGAGACGGCGCAAGGTCTATAAATATAGTGCTTAAAGAGAATTTGAAGTTTCATGACGGGTCTCCGCTGACATCTGAAGACGTGAAGTTTACAGTCGAAGTGTTGAAAAGCGCAACGTCTGATCCGGAGCAGCTGGAGAAATTGTCTCCGCTTTATCTTGAGGGCGGTTTGTACGACGTAGGTCGGATATCAGAAGTCAATACAAAGTCGAACAGAGAGGTGGAGATAGTTTTCAGGGATTCGTTTAGCGACGCCCCTGAATACCTGACTTTTCCTATAGTCTCTAAAGCCGCTCTAGGCGATGAGAGCAAGGCGCTTGAGTCTGAAGACTACAACGCAGTTGGAACGGGTCCGTATAAAGTAGAGGCAGTAGACAGTCTCAAGGAAGTGCAGCTTCAGAGGAATGTTGAATACTGGTCGAGCAAGCCCAACATAGAGACGGTGAAGGGCAAGATACTTGCAGATGAAGAGCTTGCCAAGACTTCCTTTGAAGCCGGAATAGTGCACGCTGTTTCAGATTTAGACTACTTGGAGTGGGAGTCCTTTGCCCAAAATGACAAGGTTCACATAAACTCTTTTCCATCAAATAGGTATGAGTTTTTAGCATTCAATTTCGGGAAAGACTATTTCCAGGGAGAAGAAGGCAAGTCTATGAGAGAAGCTGTGTCTTATGGGATAAATAGAGAGCAGATTTTGAAAAATATCTACTTGGGATATGGGGAGATCGTGGACAGTCCGGTAAATCCTTCGTCTTGGCTCAGCTTGAAAAGCGATGTCAAGGAAAGCGAAAAGTACAGTGTGGAAAAGTCGCAGGAGATACTGAAGAGCATGGGATATCAGGACAGAGATAACGACGGGCTGCTGGAGAATGAAGACGGAGAAAATATAAGCTTCACAATTCTAGCACCCCCTACAAGTCAGGCCAGAATAGACACGGCTAAGTCGATAGCCGAAAGTCTTAGGAAAATAGGGATAGATGTAGAGGAAGACTATGAAGAAGAGGCTGGAAGTTACGAGACCGAAGAGGAAAGGGAAGCTGACTGGTCTAGGTTTGAGTCGAAGCTGATGTCTGGGAACTATGACTTAGCTGTAATGGGTTGGGAGATGTCCTACCTTCCAGACCTTTCGTTCGCCTTTCACTCACAGAGTTCAGAAGGCGGAAACTTTATAGGCTACAGCGACCCAGAGCTGGACAAGCTCATGGATGAAGCAAATCGTGCAAACAGCAGAGAGGCGAAAAAGCAGCTCTACATGGAGATACAGAACAGTCTGGCTGAAGAGAAACCCTATGTCTCCATACTGTATACAAATGCAGCGATTATAAATTACAAAAAGATATCAGGGGAGTTCGCCCCTAACTACATGGACGTCTACAGTGGAATAGAGAACTGGTTTGTGCCAAAAGAATTTCAGAATAAAGAGCAAAAATAA
- the rsxC gene encoding electron transport complex subunit RsxC, which produces MKLSNLTFKGGIHPPYSKELSKKASIEPCIVPEVVVIPLSQHIGAPCDPIVKIGEAVKVGQKIGESKSFVSAPVHSSVSGVVKKIEEIDSPLGNKTKAVVIESDGKNEVSEEVKPKGNLEDLSPEEIVEIVKEAGITGQGGASFPTHVKLSPPPDKKIDTVILNGAECEPYLTADHRLMVEESESIVYGLKAIMKAVGVKKGYIGIEDNKPDAIEAMMKASANEPEIEIVSLETKYPQGDEKRLIDAATKRQVPAGGLPMDVGVIVNNVGTADAIAKAIKTGMPLVERVVTITGDAVVTPKNLMVKIGTSFKEVVEQCGGYKEGLGKIVMGGPMMGNAQFTDNVPVVKGTSGILLLSEKEVSAPPMDPCMRCGRCVYACPVNLQPTALEKLTSRERFDETEKYHIWSCIECGTCSYVCPARRPLVHSIRVAKKALSDKQKRESK; this is translated from the coding sequence ATGAAGTTGAGTAATTTGACCTTTAAAGGTGGAATACATCCTCCCTATTCAAAGGAGCTTTCAAAGAAAGCAAGCATAGAACCTTGCATAGTACCTGAGGTTGTTGTGATTCCTTTAAGCCAGCATATAGGAGCGCCTTGCGATCCTATAGTTAAAATAGGAGAAGCCGTGAAGGTTGGTCAAAAAATAGGAGAGTCAAAATCCTTCGTTTCTGCGCCAGTACATTCAAGTGTTTCAGGAGTTGTGAAGAAAATAGAGGAAATCGATTCGCCACTCGGAAACAAGACAAAGGCTGTTGTCATAGAATCAGATGGCAAAAATGAAGTGAGTGAAGAAGTAAAGCCTAAAGGCAACTTGGAGGACCTTTCTCCAGAGGAGATAGTCGAGATAGTAAAAGAAGCCGGAATAACAGGGCAAGGAGGGGCAAGCTTTCCCACTCATGTAAAACTCTCACCCCCGCCGGATAAAAAGATAGACACCGTCATACTAAATGGAGCAGAGTGTGAGCCTTATCTTACAGCTGACCACAGACTGATGGTGGAAGAAAGCGAAAGCATAGTTTACGGACTGAAGGCCATAATGAAGGCAGTCGGAGTAAAAAAAGGATATATAGGCATCGAGGACAACAAGCCTGATGCTATAGAGGCTATGATGAAAGCCTCTGCAAATGAGCCGGAGATAGAGATAGTTTCGCTTGAGACGAAGTACCCTCAAGGTGACGAAAAAAGGCTTATAGACGCGGCAACTAAGAGACAGGTCCCAGCTGGAGGACTTCCTATGGATGTCGGAGTAATAGTCAACAATGTCGGCACAGCAGACGCCATAGCGAAAGCCATAAAGACAGGAATGCCTCTTGTAGAGAGAGTCGTGACTATAACAGGAGATGCTGTTGTAACACCTAAAAACCTGATGGTCAAGATAGGTACGTCGTTCAAAGAAGTTGTGGAGCAATGTGGAGGATACAAGGAAGGCCTAGGGAAGATAGTCATGGGAGGACCTATGATGGGTAATGCACAATTTACAGACAATGTCCCAGTTGTTAAAGGCACGTCTGGAATACTGCTGCTTTCCGAAAAAGAAGTGTCAGCTCCTCCTATGGATCCATGTATGAGATGTGGAAGATGTGTATATGCCTGTCCGGTAAATCTTCAGCCTACAGCGCTTGAAAAGCTTACTTCTAGAGAGAGATTTGACGAGACTGAGAAATACCATATATGGAGCTGTATAGAGTGTGGAACTTGCTCATACGTATGTCCAGCAAGAAGACCTCTAGTTCACTCTATTAGAGTTGCTAAAAAAGCACTTTCTGACAAACAGAAGAGAGAAAGTAAATAG
- a CDS encoding RnfABCDGE type electron transport complex subunit D: MQERLLLTSSPHIGTKDTVSRVMLDVIIALLPATMGSIYFFGLPAFKLIMVSVIAAVATEAIIQKLTKKTITIKDCSAALTGLLLAMNIPPAAPWWIAAVGSAFAIGIAKQAFGGLGQNFINPALAGRAMLMASWPVIMTTWSAPGADAVATVTPLALLKPGSEATGELPSLMDAFVGNIGGCLGETSALLLLIGAAYLFYRRVISWRIPFTYIATVAVITLVASGGDFTNMLYHLFTGGLMIGAFFMATDYSSSPITVKGQIIFGIGAGVITSVIRLYGGYPEGVSYSILLMNLAAPIIEKYTSPKLFGEVK, translated from the coding sequence ATGCAAGAGAGATTACTGCTTACGTCTTCGCCTCACATAGGCACTAAAGACACAGTATCTAGAGTCATGCTCGACGTAATAATAGCATTGCTTCCAGCTACAATGGGAAGCATATACTTCTTCGGGCTGCCAGCTTTTAAACTAATTATGGTGTCTGTAATAGCGGCGGTGGCGACAGAGGCAATTATACAGAAGTTGACTAAAAAAACTATAACTATAAAAGACTGCAGTGCAGCACTTACAGGACTGCTTTTAGCCATGAACATTCCGCCTGCGGCGCCTTGGTGGATCGCAGCTGTAGGATCTGCATTTGCGATAGGTATAGCGAAGCAGGCTTTCGGAGGACTTGGACAGAACTTTATAAACCCAGCGCTTGCGGGAAGGGCAATGCTTATGGCTTCTTGGCCTGTGATAATGACGACTTGGAGCGCTCCGGGAGCGGACGCAGTTGCAACTGTTACTCCACTTGCCCTGCTTAAGCCAGGAAGTGAAGCTACAGGAGAGCTACCTTCTCTTATGGATGCATTTGTGGGGAATATAGGAGGATGTCTAGGAGAGACTTCAGCACTACTGCTTTTAATAGGAGCGGCTTACCTCTTCTACAGAAGAGTTATAAGCTGGAGAATACCTTTCACTTATATAGCTACAGTAGCTGTTATAACACTTGTGGCTAGTGGTGGAGACTTTACGAATATGCTATACCACCTGTTTACGGGAGGACTTATGATAGGAGCTTTCTTCATGGCTACAGACTACTCTTCGTCGCCTATAACAGTTAAAGGTCAGATAATATTTGGAATAGGAGCAGGGGTTATCACATCGGTGATAAGGCTTTACGGTGGATATCCTGAAGGAGTTTCATACTCTATATTACTTATGAACTTAGCGGCTCCTATAATAGAGAAATACACTAGTCCAAAGTTATTTGGGGAGGTGAAGTAA
- a CDS encoding RnfABCDGE type electron transport complex subunit G, which translates to MKETVKLGVILFLITAIAAGILAFANANTEGKIAELEAQASNEARKSVLSEAETFEAVDQAKLDEIMKKNPEILEIYEALDGSKSTVGYVVKTSTGGYAGPIEVVTGVSTDGSITGMKVVKNTETPGLGTLAAEAPFQDQFAGKSIETELEVVKSGAGDSQIQALTGATITSKAVTKGVNLAVEASKLMNE; encoded by the coding sequence TTGAAAGAGACAGTAAAACTAGGAGTGATTTTGTTTCTAATAACAGCTATAGCAGCCGGGATACTTGCATTCGCCAATGCGAACACAGAGGGAAAGATAGCTGAGTTGGAAGCTCAGGCAAGTAATGAAGCTAGAAAATCTGTACTTTCTGAGGCTGAAACTTTTGAAGCTGTAGACCAAGCGAAGTTAGATGAAATAATGAAGAAAAATCCTGAAATACTGGAGATATATGAGGCACTAGATGGAAGTAAGAGCACAGTTGGATACGTAGTCAAAACTTCCACAGGTGGATATGCTGGTCCTATAGAAGTAGTTACAGGAGTGTCCACAGATGGAAGTATAACTGGGATGAAGGTTGTAAAGAACACTGAGACACCTGGACTTGGAACACTTGCAGCTGAGGCGCCTTTCCAAGATCAATTTGCTGGCAAGAGCATTGAGACTGAGCTGGAAGTTGTGAAAAGCGGAGCAGGAGACAGCCAAATACAGGCTTTGACTGGAGCGACTATAACTTCAAAGGCAGTAACTAAGGGTGTTAACTTGGCAGTAGAAGCTAGCAAGTTGATGAACGAGTAA
- the rsxE gene encoding electron transport complex subunit RsxE, with translation MSKKMTIFKNGLLAENPTFVQLIGMCPTLAVTTGAINGLAMGLATTAVLIGSNVAISATKKVVPDKIRIPSFVVIIATFVTIIGMLLKAFLPELDKTLGIFIPLIVVNCIILGRAEAFAFKNSVANSAVDGIGMGLGFTIALTILGIIRELLGAGSVFGINILGAAYKPALIMILPPGAFFALGLIIGVINLINKRKKA, from the coding sequence TTGAGTAAAAAAATGACAATTTTCAAGAATGGGCTTTTAGCTGAGAACCCGACTTTTGTGCAGCTTATAGGAATGTGTCCTACACTTGCAGTTACGACAGGAGCTATCAATGGACTTGCCATGGGGCTTGCAACTACAGCTGTTTTGATAGGATCGAATGTTGCGATATCTGCTACGAAGAAAGTCGTACCAGATAAGATAAGAATTCCTTCGTTCGTAGTTATAATAGCTACTTTTGTTACTATAATAGGCATGTTGCTTAAGGCATTTTTACCAGAGCTAGACAAGACGCTGGGGATATTCATCCCACTTATAGTTGTTAACTGTATAATACTTGGAAGGGCTGAGGCATTTGCTTTCAAAAATTCAGTGGCAAATTCAGCAGTTGATGGAATAGGCATGGGGCTTGGTTTTACAATAGCGCTTACTATACTCGGTATAATAAGAGAGCTCTTAGGAGCAGGAAGCGTATTCGGAATCAATATACTGGGAGCAGCTTATAAGCCTGCGCTTATAATGATACTACCTCCTGGAGCTTTCTTTGCACTAGGGCTTATAATAGGTGTTATAAATCTGATTAATAAAAGAAAGAAAGCGTAA
- the rsxA gene encoding electron transport complex subunit RsxA, producing the protein MSLFGIIVSSILVNNFVLSKFLGICPFLGVSKKIETAFGMGMAVTFVMTIAGTVTYIVQKAILIPFELEYLQTIFFILVIASLVQAVEMFIKKASPALYKSLGVFLPLITTNCAVLGVSLLNIQSEYTLVQTVVNSFAAALGFTLAIVLFAGIRERLELADIPESLEGFPIALISAGLMSIAFLGFAGLV; encoded by the coding sequence ATGAGTTTGTTCGGGATAATAGTGAGTTCCATACTCGTAAATAACTTTGTACTGTCTAAATTTCTAGGGATATGTCCATTCCTTGGAGTTTCGAAAAAAATAGAGACAGCTTTTGGAATGGGTATGGCCGTTACTTTTGTAATGACGATAGCTGGAACGGTGACATATATAGTTCAAAAAGCAATACTTATTCCTTTTGAGCTTGAGTATCTCCAGACAATATTCTTTATACTGGTTATAGCTTCTCTAGTACAAGCCGTTGAGATGTTTATAAAGAAGGCGAGTCCTGCGCTTTACAAGTCGCTAGGTGTTTTCCTTCCACTTATAACTACTAACTGTGCGGTACTTGGAGTTTCGCTGCTTAACATACAAAGCGAATACACTCTAGTTCAAACAGTTGTAAACTCGTTTGCTGCAGCTCTAGGATTTACTCTTGCTATAGTTCTGTTTGCGGGTATAAGAGAGAGGCTTGAATTGGCAGATATACCAGAGTCGCTAGAGGGATTTCCTATAGCTTTGATATCAGCGGGACTTATGTCTATAGCGTTCTTAGGCTTCGCTGGACTTGTCTAG
- the rnfB gene encoding RnfABCDGE type electron transport complex subunit B, with the protein MNGIIVAVGALGALGAAFGVGLALAAKAFHVPVDEKIEKVRNALPGANCGACGFPGCDGLAEAIANGEAPVNACPVGGDESASAIADIMGSAAGASEKQVARVICNGTSCNAKEKFKYEGIHDCRAAALVSGGNKSCSYGCLGFGTCEKVCPFDAIRMVDGIAEIDRDKCTACGKCIEVCPKMVIDMVPYSQEVVVDCNSNDKGKAVKDSCSVGCISCQMCVKACPFGAMEFKNNLAYINYDKCTNCMVCAEVCPTKAIWANFEVRKVAEINPDKCVGCTVCAQHCPTYTIDGYREEAHVVNQENCIGCSVCANKCPFDAIDMKNRTSNKK; encoded by the coding sequence ATGAATGGAATAATAGTAGCAGTAGGAGCACTTGGAGCACTTGGAGCTGCATTCGGGGTAGGACTTGCACTCGCGGCTAAGGCGTTTCATGTGCCGGTAGATGAAAAAATTGAAAAAGTTAGAAATGCTCTTCCTGGAGCAAACTGTGGAGCATGTGGATTTCCAGGCTGTGATGGACTTGCAGAGGCTATAGCAAATGGTGAAGCACCTGTGAATGCATGTCCAGTAGGAGGAGATGAATCAGCAAGTGCAATAGCCGATATAATGGGATCGGCTGCAGGAGCTAGCGAAAAGCAAGTTGCAAGAGTTATATGCAACGGAACTAGCTGCAATGCAAAAGAAAAGTTCAAGTATGAAGGAATACATGACTGTAGAGCTGCGGCGCTAGTTTCTGGTGGAAACAAGTCTTGTTCTTATGGATGTCTTGGATTTGGAACTTGTGAAAAGGTCTGTCCTTTCGATGCGATCAGGATGGTGGACGGAATAGCTGAGATAGACAGGGACAAGTGTACTGCTTGTGGAAAGTGTATAGAGGTCTGCCCTAAGATGGTAATAGACATGGTGCCTTATAGCCAGGAAGTCGTGGTTGACTGTAACAGCAACGACAAAGGAAAGGCTGTAAAAGACAGCTGCTCTGTAGGCTGTATAAGCTGCCAGATGTGTGTTAAGGCGTGTCCTTTCGGAGCTATGGAGTTTAAAAACAACTTGGCATATATAAACTATGACAAGTGTACAAACTGTATGGTATGTGCAGAGGTATGTCCGACAAAGGCGATATGGGCTAATTTCGAAGTCAGAAAAGTGGCTGAGATAAACCCTGACAAATGCGTGGGATGTACGGTATGTGCCCAGCACTGCCCGACATACACTATAGACGGATACAGAGAAGAGGCGCATGTAGTAAATCAAGAAAACTGCATAGGATGTAGCGTATGTGCAAACAAATGTCCTTTCGATGCAATAGATATGAAAAACAGAACTTCAAATAAGAAATAA